A window from Corynebacterium urogenitale encodes these proteins:
- a CDS encoding SDR family oxidoreductase, which translates to MSIIERYESLNTTDRVAVVTGASAGIGASAAEFLAADGWHVVLAARREEKLQEVAARITEAGGKASVVVLDVTSQSSIDAFAEKLKEIGGGTLDLLVNNAGGARGLDSVLDADAEDWRWMYEANVMGTLQVTRALFEQLRAAEAPQIINVVSIAGRAAYRGGAGYNAAKFGETALSDVMRMEFAEHGVRVCQLDPGRVATDFSLNRFKGDEEKAAAVYADNLNLVADDMGETVRWLAARPRHMDVETIMIKPLDQV; encoded by the coding sequence ATGAGCATTATTGAGCGTTATGAGTCCTTGAACACGACCGATCGCGTAGCTGTCGTCACCGGCGCGAGCGCGGGCATTGGCGCCTCCGCTGCGGAGTTCCTGGCAGCCGACGGGTGGCATGTGGTGTTGGCCGCCCGTCGTGAGGAGAAGCTGCAGGAGGTCGCGGCGCGGATTACGGAGGCTGGGGGTAAGGCGTCTGTCGTGGTGCTCGACGTCACCAGCCAGTCGTCCATCGATGCCTTCGCGGAAAAGCTGAAGGAGATTGGTGGCGGGACGCTGGATCTGCTGGTCAATAATGCGGGTGGTGCGCGTGGCTTGGATTCTGTGCTGGACGCGGATGCCGAGGATTGGCGGTGGATGTATGAGGCGAATGTGATGGGTACTCTGCAGGTGACGCGGGCTTTGTTCGAGCAGCTGCGGGCTGCGGAGGCACCGCAGATCATCAACGTGGTGTCCATCGCTGGTCGTGCTGCTTACCGCGGGGGTGCGGGATATAACGCTGCGAAGTTTGGGGAGACGGCGCTGAGTGATGTGATGCGCATGGAGTTCGCGGAACATGGGGTGCGCGTGTGCCAGCTGGATCCGGGCCGTGTGGCTACGGACTTTTCCCTTAATCGCTTTAAGGGTGATGAGGAGAAGGCTGCGGCCGTGTATGCGGACAATCTCAACCTTGTGGCCGATGACATGGGGGAGACGGTGCGGTGGCTGGCTGCGCGTCCGCGCCACATGGATGTGGAGACGATCATGATCAAGCCGTTGGATCAAGTGTAG
- a CDS encoding YbjQ family protein, translating into MIVTTTPTVEGHTITQYIRVVAGETIVGINMFKDIGAGFRNIVGGRSAAYEGEVLRAREEALGEMVQRAIELGANGVVGVDIDYESLGQGGMMMVSASGTAVQLS; encoded by the coding sequence ATGATCGTCACCACCACCCCCACCGTCGAGGGTCACACCATCACCCAGTACATCCGCGTCGTCGCGGGCGAGACCATCGTCGGTATCAACATGTTCAAGGACATCGGCGCTGGCTTCCGCAACATCGTCGGTGGCCGCTCCGCCGCCTACGAGGGTGAGGTTCTCCGAGCTCGCGAGGAAGCTCTCGGCGAAATGGTGCAACGGGCCATCGAGCTGGGCGCCAACGGCGTGGTCGGCGTGGATATCGACTACGAATCTCTCGGCCAGGGCGGAATGATGATGGTCTCCGCCTCCGGCACCGCCGTTCAGCTGTCGTAG
- a CDS encoding DNA cytosine methyltransferase, whose translation MSEKPDYTVTQIRGPFVELEPHPEHCTTMDEMRDYCSRLRLEGHVLAADLFAGAGGISLGLEEAGFKVVLGVDHYVEAVKTHRHHFGGFSTDWDLATEESIVRVAELMKECGIEILAGGPPCQPFSKAGRNGIRHLVEKGLREAHDQRRDLWRSYLEIVSRARPAAIIMENVPDMALDEEMFILRSMIEELEQLGYSVYEKVIETWRYGVPQTRQRLILVAFRDGHEFAWPEGFNKPVSLWNAIGEMPAVEGGWRPEGGAQGWKEYDEPLTEFQRYIRRRVADEDKHKLFDHITRPVREDDREAFELMDSTTKYSDLPEHLRRYRSDIYDDKYKRLDEDDLSRTITAHIAKDGYGYIHPRQTRTLTVREAARIQTFPDDFRFNGPPSAAFKQIGNAVPPRAAGAIAEAIAETLKREKTKDWSARTLSAALASWFHELPEKDRIEPWLWTDSRWKALLGEMLLVRVRKATVDQIWPVIDSLPSPTKESPSVPEETVEILSDMLMGIGQRKKAERLRLLVDQMRRFPSALWEVKIDRKSLTTINPGEAAMVELIAPVEDLGGDKSEEPVISTSGVIRLTSRFQSVSTERRNRQTDGRLSVARMLGLNENSRAAHLALVELSVSRCRVSSPICERCPLEQWCDKFGVEDLTLPLQER comes from the coding sequence GTGAGTGAAAAGCCGGACTACACGGTGACTCAAATTCGTGGACCTTTCGTCGAGCTAGAACCACATCCCGAACACTGCACCACCATGGATGAGATGCGGGACTATTGCTCGCGGTTGCGATTAGAGGGACACGTGCTCGCTGCTGATCTATTTGCTGGTGCAGGTGGCATTTCCCTGGGGTTGGAAGAAGCTGGTTTCAAGGTCGTACTGGGTGTCGACCACTACGTAGAAGCTGTCAAGACTCACCGCCATCATTTTGGTGGTTTTTCTACCGACTGGGATCTGGCAACCGAGGAATCAATCGTTCGCGTTGCAGAATTAATGAAGGAATGCGGAATTGAAATCTTGGCTGGAGGACCTCCATGCCAACCCTTCTCTAAAGCCGGTCGAAATGGCATCCGCCACTTGGTCGAAAAGGGTCTCAGGGAAGCCCATGATCAGAGACGTGACCTTTGGCGTTCCTACTTGGAGATTGTTAGCCGAGCTAGGCCAGCTGCCATCATCATGGAGAATGTTCCAGATATGGCATTGGATGAAGAGATGTTCATCCTTCGATCAATGATCGAGGAATTGGAGCAACTCGGCTATTCAGTATACGAAAAGGTTATCGAAACTTGGCGTTATGGAGTGCCTCAGACTCGTCAGCGCCTCATACTTGTAGCGTTCCGTGACGGGCACGAGTTCGCATGGCCGGAGGGCTTCAACAAGCCAGTTTCTCTTTGGAATGCTATCGGCGAGATGCCGGCGGTAGAAGGCGGATGGCGACCGGAAGGTGGCGCTCAGGGTTGGAAAGAGTATGACGAGCCGCTAACCGAGTTCCAACGGTACATCCGTCGTCGGGTTGCAGACGAAGACAAGCACAAACTTTTCGATCACATTACCCGGCCAGTTCGCGAGGATGATCGAGAAGCCTTTGAGTTGATGGATTCGACGACAAAGTACTCGGATCTGCCAGAACACCTTCGTCGCTACCGTTCCGATATCTACGACGATAAGTACAAGCGATTGGATGAGGATGACCTCTCTCGGACCATCACGGCGCATATTGCTAAAGATGGTTATGGGTACATTCATCCTCGGCAGACACGAACTTTGACGGTTCGAGAAGCTGCGAGAATCCAAACCTTCCCTGATGACTTCCGATTTAATGGTCCACCAAGTGCTGCTTTCAAACAGATCGGAAATGCAGTTCCGCCGAGGGCCGCGGGGGCAATCGCAGAAGCGATTGCGGAAACTCTGAAGAGAGAGAAAACAAAGGACTGGTCGGCTCGAACTCTATCCGCTGCATTAGCTAGCTGGTTCCATGAACTTCCCGAGAAGGACCGTATAGAGCCATGGCTATGGACGGATTCACGCTGGAAAGCCCTACTGGGAGAAATGCTTCTTGTGAGGGTTCGGAAAGCAACTGTTGATCAGATTTGGCCGGTAATTGATTCATTGCCTTCACCGACGAAGGAGAGTCCTTCCGTTCCGGAGGAAACCGTAGAGATCCTTTCAGATATGTTGATGGGCATTGGGCAACGCAAAAAGGCAGAACGTCTGCGTCTCTTGGTCGACCAAATGAGGAGGTTTCCTTCTGCACTGTGGGAAGTCAAGATCGATCGCAAGTCTCTAACGACGATTAATCCTGGTGAAGCGGCGATGGTCGAGCTAATCGCTCCTGTTGAAGATCTGGGCGGAGACAAGTCGGAAGAGCCCGTCATCTCAACGTCGGGTGTCATCCGCCTTACTTCGAGGTTCCAATCTGTTTCAACTGAGCGAAGGAATCGACAGACGGATGGTCGCTTGTCAGTGGCTCGCATGCTTGGGTTGAACGAGAATTCTCGCGCGGCTCACCTGGCTTTGGTCGAGCTATCCGTTTCTCGTTGTCGAGTCAGTTCGCCAATCTGTGAGCGTTGTCCTTTGGAACAGTGGTGCGACAAATTTGGAGTTGAAGACCTAACGCTCCCGCTTCAAGAACGCTAA
- a CDS encoding ATP-binding protein — translation MSVRTTRVAPSAGRLTHSLRDIGYSFESAVADLVDNSIAAGASKVSIEIQFSGLDSRILIADNGQGMDEEGITEALRFGSNRSYQTGELGRYGLGLKTASLSQCRRISVFSRSRTNSQLSSSCLSLDFIQQVNDWMILDTDDSDVIEDVYELLEGPHGTVVVWEDLDRLLPANNPNSPWARRKFESLVTRLQAHLEAVFHRFLAGEAVNKTDITINGVSLQPWDPFARSESHTELVSSDTFEITSKSGTGAVTVNAYCLPAKTQFSTPEAFDSAAGIRKWNRQQGLYIYRANRLVQWGGWDQMRTLDEHTKLARVALDFDTDLDDEFNINVAKMRVTIPQQLKKLMARCIADVCAQADSRYRKDQSKNSSENREANESTSEGFARGAEVGLALKSAAARSGNYAAFKAITDIIRKDNPELANLLGL, via the coding sequence TTGTCAGTCCGCACTACTCGAGTAGCTCCCAGCGCTGGTCGTTTGACGCATTCCCTTCGCGACATCGGATACAGCTTCGAATCTGCCGTAGCTGATCTAGTGGATAACTCCATCGCAGCCGGAGCGTCAAAGGTCTCGATTGAGATCCAGTTCTCTGGTCTCGATTCGCGAATTCTCATTGCTGACAACGGACAAGGTATGGACGAGGAAGGCATCACTGAGGCTCTCCGGTTTGGCAGTAATCGTTCCTACCAAACAGGCGAACTCGGGAGGTACGGGCTCGGGCTCAAGACGGCATCTCTATCCCAGTGCAGGCGCATCAGCGTTTTTAGCCGATCTCGTACAAACAGCCAGCTTAGCTCCAGCTGTCTGAGCCTAGACTTCATTCAGCAAGTAAATGATTGGATGATCCTGGACACTGACGATTCCGATGTAATTGAGGATGTGTACGAGCTCCTCGAAGGCCCTCACGGGACTGTGGTGGTCTGGGAGGATCTCGATCGTCTGCTTCCTGCTAACAACCCTAATAGTCCATGGGCACGGAGGAAGTTTGAATCCCTAGTTACTCGTCTCCAGGCACATTTAGAAGCTGTCTTTCATCGTTTTCTCGCTGGCGAAGCCGTCAACAAAACTGACATCACCATTAACGGGGTTTCCCTGCAACCATGGGATCCATTCGCACGATCTGAATCTCACACCGAATTGGTCAGCAGCGACACATTCGAAATCACTTCAAAGTCTGGTACCGGCGCGGTAACAGTGAACGCCTACTGTTTGCCCGCCAAAACGCAGTTCTCCACCCCTGAAGCTTTCGACTCGGCGGCAGGCATCAGGAAGTGGAACCGTCAGCAAGGTTTGTATATCTATCGAGCTAACCGCCTTGTTCAATGGGGTGGTTGGGATCAGATGCGAACACTCGATGAACATACGAAGCTTGCAAGAGTGGCCCTCGACTTCGATACCGATCTAGATGACGAATTCAACATCAACGTCGCTAAGATGCGTGTCACAATTCCACAACAGCTCAAGAAACTCATGGCTCGTTGCATCGCTGATGTCTGTGCCCAAGCGGACTCTAGGTATCGAAAGGACCAAAGCAAAAACAGCTCCGAGAATCGCGAAGCAAACGAGTCTACATCCGAAGGATTCGCCCGAGGTGCTGAAGTCGGCCTAGCTCTTAAGTCTGCAGCAGCACGTTCCGGAAATTATGCAGCTTTTAAAGCGATCACCGACATCATTCGAAAAGATAACCCTGAGCTCGCCAATCTCCTAGGTCTCTGA
- a CDS encoding DUF6339 family protein: protein MQLVALPYLDKIHAEKLVERTVKDMKSSGYIYVPEYSPKVYFPDTPLAQISAEAIDSLRMRVVETAQQYGFGSNEKNEYSAFDKALTPIIYHRLPLPVNEAKSPNVWNYLTTTVLLDVALWRFPFEEKISTLRRYYNDSLRNTFGRLWWRYHHLGELASSMGEDEFENLFGRSSIAGNPEISHLLFSIFDELAGTTVKSRMKSFREVATLLRFYSTTISFEALPRNELERNLRVWISGVLAKYRK, encoded by the coding sequence GTGCAACTAGTAGCCCTGCCCTATCTCGACAAGATTCATGCAGAAAAACTCGTCGAGCGGACTGTCAAGGATATGAAATCGTCAGGTTACATCTATGTACCAGAGTATTCCCCGAAGGTGTACTTCCCTGACACCCCGCTAGCCCAGATTAGCGCCGAAGCCATCGATTCACTGAGGATGAGGGTCGTTGAAACTGCTCAACAATATGGGTTCGGGTCCAATGAGAAGAATGAGTATTCAGCTTTCGATAAGGCACTAACACCCATCATTTACCATCGCCTCCCATTGCCGGTCAACGAAGCAAAGAGCCCCAATGTATGGAATTACCTAACAACAACCGTACTCCTTGACGTCGCACTCTGGCGCTTTCCATTTGAAGAGAAGATATCTACTCTACGTCGATACTATAATGACTCGCTTCGTAATACCTTTGGTAGACTCTGGTGGAGATATCATCACCTCGGAGAACTCGCTTCAAGCATGGGAGAGGACGAGTTTGAAAACCTTTTTGGTCGCTCTTCAATTGCTGGCAACCCAGAGATCTCTCATCTTTTGTTTTCAATCTTCGATGAATTGGCGGGAACAACGGTCAAGAGCCGTATGAAATCTTTCAGAGAAGTAGCTACTCTCCTCAGATTTTACTCCACAACAATATCCTTTGAAGCACTCCCGAGGAATGAACTTGAAAGGAACCTTAGAGTTTGGATTTCTGGGGTACTAGCAAAGTATCGTAAGTAG
- a CDS encoding PD-(D/E)XK motif protein encodes MKTFNRGKSFETLSDLHATLASRNVEQLFFPFPAFSKLGSSYFVTQSNEYGIKLPIDPEWASRFKKIEGSYKYRAVQTSSFAEGSAYFLQIKLTEPSFLQSFAWFIDSLIEDMPAQIDSITPMVIRHLEQWENLLKSPAKVLPSIELQAGLLFELLTLERLTALFGPDVLGRWTGPDRLRHDFELPDASLECKSTLKLDALTVKINGQHQLEPMGEKPLHLLVQQFEKDPDGPLSIPIVINRLLKDSHLNQDDLFLKLADFDVHYSLLNEPGHFQRFRRREAFAFVIEADFPRVKSVSLHPRIDRVVYEINLSEPEQVPGYYTPSKYLEV; translated from the coding sequence ATGAAGACCTTTAATCGTGGAAAAAGTTTCGAAACGCTTTCTGACCTTCATGCAACGTTGGCTTCAAGAAATGTTGAACAGCTATTCTTTCCGTTTCCAGCATTCTCAAAGTTGGGTAGCTCTTACTTCGTTACTCAGTCTAATGAGTACGGCATCAAACTTCCTATCGATCCCGAATGGGCGTCTCGTTTTAAAAAAATCGAGGGGTCCTATAAATACCGTGCAGTTCAGACCAGCTCTTTCGCCGAGGGTTCTGCTTACTTTCTTCAAATCAAGCTAACCGAACCTAGTTTTCTCCAATCTTTTGCTTGGTTTATAGATAGCCTGATTGAAGACATGCCCGCCCAAATCGATTCGATTACTCCAATGGTCATCCGCCATTTGGAGCAATGGGAGAACCTTTTAAAATCCCCAGCCAAAGTTCTTCCATCTATTGAACTTCAGGCTGGCTTACTTTTCGAGCTTCTAACTCTGGAGCGACTTACCGCTCTCTTCGGTCCTGACGTTCTCGGTCGTTGGACTGGCCCCGACAGGCTCAGACATGACTTTGAGCTCCCCGATGCTTCCCTTGAATGCAAATCAACATTGAAACTTGATGCACTCACCGTAAAAATCAATGGGCAGCATCAACTCGAACCCATGGGAGAAAAGCCACTTCACCTATTGGTTCAACAGTTTGAAAAAGACCCTGACGGGCCACTCTCAATTCCAATCGTTATAAATCGATTATTGAAAGACTCTCACCTTAATCAAGATGACCTTTTTTTGAAGCTCGCAGACTTCGATGTTCACTATTCTCTATTGAATGAACCTGGTCACTTCCAACGATTCCGCAGAAGAGAGGCTTTCGCCTTTGTTATCGAAGCTGATTTTCCAAGGGTCAAAAGCGTAAGCCTTCACCCGCGGATTGATAGAGTCGTATATGAGATCAATCTTAGCGAACCAGAGCAGGTGCCTGGATATTACACCCCTTCCAAGTATTTGGAGGTCTAA
- a CDS encoding Z1 domain-containing protein, producing MNIPGYEEYSAEEMEDWIAEARDSLRGSMHTNKATLDQAFEILSKTRAWRRDRPILEEAKRRIWKTISELRTPTDIVTIAKDSAAWNAWYEGPDPKNDVFWPPVFNGIKSKLGASTASSIDNSSSKVVAEAGYPSAPSLRTRGLVVGYVQSGKTTNFMSVIAKAADEGYRLIVVLSGMLNNLRKQTQDRLYEDLMSKTETHWTMLTTSKQDFDQTINAALLAKRDTRMIAVVKKNSRRLNKLNDWLDGASQHLGSETFPILVIDDEADQASINVMSSLKQKNEISAINAQIRTLLKRQRTSYIGYTATPFANILIDPNERDDLYPKDFIMMLPRPKGYFGAEEIFGREPLLNESIEDADSKIIDAVNFVPEEDEAIVRPPSREIENWEPEMVSSLREAIQWFVLATAARWCRGQADKHSSMLIHTSPRTYAHERLADVVEPEIALMRRRVQEHDFLSELEQMWDREMSKNPQFEHEDFDALKPHIADVLSSTKLIVDNGLSDKRLDYERETQTVIAIGGNTLARGLTLEGLCCSYFVRISRTYDTLMQMGRWFGFRNGYEDLVRIWMPELLYNWYKDLATVEADLRREIGRLEYEGLDPISFKVKIRTHEALQVTSSAKMRKTQAANMSFANQRIQTILFEEKNRDFLRHNFDAVKDFLKSIQRPGKQIRRRNGSFIIEDVPTEAILKLMDDYRFAAATENQATRWELLSKYIQKESALQSLRGWNVSVFGQSKTIGSQVDLGLPRPVNTIRRTKISSSQLGLANINTLVGPTDRINDLDIDDEQRSQIHKQLKDCEHKYSPDSILISAHERFAGRGIGHLGIYVIDAKSAPDVETPLELAKNPSRVRRALNAEEHVVGLGFFMPASETDAGVEYISGVDSKTLTEQEKQEVEAVANELFEEIEDSNEDL from the coding sequence ATGAACATACCGGGTTACGAAGAGTACTCTGCTGAAGAGATGGAAGACTGGATCGCAGAAGCTCGGGATTCCCTACGCGGGAGCATGCACACAAACAAGGCAACTCTAGACCAAGCATTCGAGATCCTCTCAAAGACTCGGGCATGGAGACGAGATCGGCCGATCTTGGAAGAGGCAAAACGGCGAATTTGGAAAACGATCTCCGAGCTCAGGACACCTACCGATATCGTAACCATCGCCAAAGATAGCGCTGCCTGGAACGCTTGGTACGAAGGCCCTGATCCCAAGAACGACGTTTTCTGGCCCCCCGTATTCAATGGAATTAAGTCGAAGTTGGGCGCAAGCACAGCTTCATCAATCGACAATTCGTCCAGCAAGGTCGTTGCAGAAGCCGGTTACCCAAGCGCACCATCCCTGAGAACAAGAGGCCTAGTTGTTGGCTATGTCCAAAGCGGTAAGACTACAAACTTCATGTCGGTTATTGCCAAGGCAGCGGACGAGGGTTACCGACTAATAGTTGTGTTATCGGGAATGCTGAATAATCTACGCAAACAAACCCAAGATCGTCTCTATGAAGATCTCATGAGCAAGACCGAAACACATTGGACTATGCTCACAACTAGCAAGCAAGACTTCGACCAGACAATTAACGCAGCACTCCTAGCAAAACGCGACACAAGGATGATTGCTGTAGTTAAGAAAAATTCTCGTAGACTCAATAAACTCAACGACTGGCTTGACGGAGCATCACAGCATCTAGGCAGCGAAACCTTCCCCATCCTCGTTATCGACGATGAAGCGGACCAAGCGAGTATCAACGTGATGAGTTCTCTTAAGCAAAAGAATGAAATCAGCGCAATCAACGCACAGATTAGGACTCTGCTAAAACGCCAAAGAACTTCCTACATTGGCTACACTGCTACACCTTTTGCGAACATATTGATCGACCCTAATGAGCGAGACGATCTCTATCCAAAAGACTTCATCATGATGCTACCGCGACCAAAAGGATACTTTGGCGCAGAAGAAATATTTGGTAGGGAACCGCTACTAAATGAATCTATCGAGGACGCAGATTCTAAAATTATTGACGCAGTTAATTTCGTTCCCGAGGAGGATGAGGCAATCGTCCGCCCTCCATCTCGTGAAATTGAAAACTGGGAACCCGAAATGGTCAGCAGCCTAAGGGAGGCCATTCAATGGTTTGTACTAGCTACAGCTGCACGGTGGTGCCGCGGCCAGGCTGATAAGCACTCATCGATGCTAATTCATACATCACCGAGAACTTACGCACACGAACGACTAGCAGATGTAGTGGAACCAGAAATAGCGTTGATGCGTAGGCGAGTTCAGGAACACGATTTTCTTAGCGAACTCGAGCAAATGTGGGACCGAGAAATGTCCAAAAACCCTCAGTTCGAGCATGAAGACTTTGACGCACTCAAGCCCCATATCGCAGATGTTCTTTCCAGCACTAAATTAATCGTAGACAACGGACTTTCCGATAAACGTTTGGACTACGAGCGCGAGACTCAAACGGTAATTGCGATCGGAGGAAATACTCTGGCTCGCGGCCTTACGCTTGAAGGTTTATGCTGTTCTTACTTCGTTCGAATCTCGCGAACCTACGACACATTGATGCAAATGGGAAGATGGTTTGGGTTTCGCAACGGATACGAGGATCTCGTTCGCATTTGGATGCCAGAACTCCTATACAACTGGTACAAGGATCTCGCTACTGTTGAAGCTGATCTTCGACGCGAAATCGGGCGCTTAGAATATGAAGGGTTGGATCCTATCAGCTTTAAAGTAAAGATACGAACTCACGAAGCGCTCCAAGTGACCAGCTCAGCAAAAATGCGAAAGACACAAGCGGCAAACATGAGCTTTGCGAATCAAAGGATTCAAACAATTCTTTTCGAAGAAAAGAACCGTGATTTTCTCCGCCATAACTTCGACGCAGTCAAAGACTTTCTTAAAAGTATCCAGAGACCTGGGAAACAAATACGTCGACGTAATGGTTCCTTCATCATTGAGGATGTGCCCACAGAAGCTATCTTGAAGCTCATGGATGACTACCGATTCGCTGCCGCAACAGAAAATCAAGCTACACGATGGGAACTTCTATCAAAATACATTCAGAAGGAAAGTGCGCTGCAAAGCCTTCGAGGATGGAATGTGTCAGTTTTCGGCCAGAGCAAGACTATCGGGTCACAAGTTGACCTCGGATTACCTAGGCCCGTAAATACAATTCGACGCACGAAAATATCTAGTTCGCAATTGGGCCTCGCGAACATCAATACTCTCGTGGGACCTACAGATCGCATCAATGATCTCGATATTGACGATGAGCAAAGGAGCCAGATACATAAGCAGCTAAAGGACTGCGAACACAAATATAGTCCAGACTCAATACTAATTTCCGCACACGAGAGGTTTGCTGGACGCGGAATTGGACATTTAGGGATATATGTAATTGATGCTAAGTCAGCTCCAGACGTGGAAACGCCACTTGAACTAGCAAAGAATCCCTCAAGGGTACGTCGAGCATTGAATGCCGAAGAGCATGTCGTTGGCTTAGGTTTCTTCATGCCAGCCTCCGAAACTGATGCGGGTGTCGAATACATCTCTGGTGTCGATAGCAAGACCTTGACTGAGCAAGAGAAACAAGAAGTTGAAGCAGTTGCCAATGAGCTATTCGAAGAAATCGAGGATTCGAATGAAGACCTTTAA
- a CDS encoding NAD-dependent deacylase, which yields MTTVIEFPNNTPDKSLPGLLPAELIQAVKNAQNVEFFTGAGMSKDSGLDTFRDARTGIWSHVDPQAMATIDSWARDPEPMLGWYLWRGTLCRRAQPNPGHLGIAEWGGLPGVEVHITTQNIDDLHERAYDELQQPRPKIAHLHGSLFAYRCSICHKPARMPELPENQIERAMPRNCTLCGNPIRPGVVWFGEPLPHKEWDAAERSMNIADLVVIIGTSGVVWPAAGLPAIAAERGVPIIEISPDRTDLTSIATWSIRTTAARGVPALTAVAK from the coding sequence ATGACCACCGTCATCGAGTTTCCCAACAACACCCCAGACAAATCACTCCCCGGGCTGCTGCCCGCGGAGCTCATCCAGGCGGTGAAGAACGCGCAGAACGTGGAGTTTTTCACCGGCGCCGGAATGAGCAAAGATTCCGGGCTCGATACCTTCCGCGACGCCCGAACAGGCATCTGGTCGCACGTTGACCCACAGGCCATGGCCACCATCGACTCCTGGGCCCGCGATCCTGAACCCATGCTCGGCTGGTACCTCTGGCGCGGCACACTCTGTCGCCGCGCACAACCCAACCCCGGGCATCTCGGGATTGCTGAATGGGGCGGGCTTCCTGGCGTCGAGGTGCACATCACCACGCAAAACATCGACGACCTCCACGAGCGCGCCTACGACGAGCTACAACAACCGCGGCCGAAGATCGCCCACCTCCACGGCAGCCTCTTCGCCTACCGCTGCAGCATTTGCCACAAACCCGCGCGGATGCCCGAGCTCCCCGAAAACCAAATCGAACGCGCCATGCCTCGAAACTGCACCCTCTGCGGTAACCCCATCCGGCCCGGTGTGGTGTGGTTCGGGGAACCGCTCCCGCACAAAGAATGGGATGCCGCGGAAAGGTCGATGAACATCGCCGACCTCGTGGTCATCATCGGCACCTCGGGGGTCGTGTGGCCCGCTGCCGGGTTGCCCGCCATCGCCGCCGAGCGCGGCGTGCCCATCATCGAGATCAGCCCCGACCGCACCGACCTCACCAGCATTGCCACCTGGTCCATACGAACAACCGCCGCGCGTGGAGTTCCAGCGCTGACGGCGGTTGCGAAGTAA